In a genomic window of Diorhabda carinulata isolate Delta chromosome 8, icDioCari1.1, whole genome shotgun sequence:
- the LOC130897287 gene encoding acyl-CoA-binding protein-like yields MSLDEKFQKAAEDVKKLKSKPSDQDLLEIYGYFKQANEGDVNTSRPGMLDLKGKAKWDSWNSKKGISKDEAKEKYIAKVQSLIDSIGMN; encoded by the exons aaattccaaaaaGCAGCAGAAgatgtcaaaaaattgaaaagtaaaccATCAGATCAAGATTTACTCGAAATCTATGGATATTTCAAACAAGCAAACGAAGGAGACGTAAATACAT cTCGTCCTGGTATGTTGGATTTGAAAGGAAAGGCAAAATGGGACTCATGGAATTCAAAAAAAGGAATAAGTAAGGACGAAGCTAAAGAAAAATACATCGCAAAGGTGCAATCACTTATTGACAGCATAGGCATGAATTAA
- the LOC130896979 gene encoding pre-mRNA-splicing factor RBM22, whose protein sequence is MATSKTTNTYNRQNWEDADFPILCQTCLGDNPYIRMTKEKYGKECKICSRPFTVFRWCPGARMRFKKTEVCQTCSKLKNVCQTCLLDLEYGLPIQVRDAALKMKDDLPKSDVNKEYYIQNMERELARSDPDTISNKLSEPNDLLMRLARTAPYYKRNRPHVCSFWVKGECRRGEECPYRHEKPTDPDDPLADQNIKDRYYGVNDPVADKLLKRAAAMPALPAPDDKTITTLYLGNLGNLTEQDIRDHFYQYGEIRSISLVPKQQCAFVQYTTRSAAETAAEKTFNKLILGGRRLTIKWGRSQGRTGPSSIGPQAETYEPVPGLPGALPELSNNFFNLEPGHIPLPSMPPPPSLMVPPLFAPPPIPPFFFNPPQLPPFTAPPASTSSVNSGSESVGLPKSVHYPSQDPTRLGATQQIQE, encoded by the exons atggcCACATCTAAAACAACTAATACGTACAATAGACAGAATTGGGAAGATGCT gattttccaattttgtgCCAAACTTGTTTGGGAGATAACCCATATATTAGAATG ACAAAAGAAAAATACGGTAAGGAATGCAAAATATGTTCACGTCCCTTTACAGTATTTCGTTGGTGTCCAGGAGCTAGAATGCGCTTTAAGAAGACAGAAGTATGTCAGACTTGTagcaaattgaaaaatgtttgtcaaACTTGCTTGCTAGACTTAGAGTATGGTTTACCTATTCAAGTGAGAGATGCTGCTTTAAAAATGAAAGATGATTTACCTAAAAGTGatgttaataaagaatattacaTTCAAAATATGGAACGTGAg TTGGCAAGGTCTGATCCAGATACTATTAGTAATAAACTTAGTGAACCAAATGATCTTTTGATGCGTTTGGCTCGCACTGCACCTTATTACAAGAGAAATAGACCTCATGTATGTTCATTTTGGGTGAAAGGTGAATGTCGTAGAGGGGAGGAGTGTCCTTACAGACATGAAAAACCAACAGATCCTGATGATCCTCTAGCAGATCAG aATATTAAAGATCGTTACTATGGTGTGAATGATCCAGTTGCTGATAAACTACTAAAAAGAGCTGCAGCTATGCCTGCTCTTCCTGCTCCGGATGATAAGACAATTACAACATTGTACCTTGGTAATCTTGGAAACTTGACCGAGCAAGATATCAG ggATCACTTTTATCAATATGGTGAAATCCGCTCCATCAGTCTTGTGCCAAAACAACAATGTGCATTTGTACAATACACTACAAGGTCAGCAGCAGAAACTGCAGCtgaaaaaactttcaataaactCATACTAGGAGGAAGACGACTAACAATCAAATGGGGTCGTTCACAAGGAAGAACAGGACCTTCATCAATTGGACCACAAGCGGAAACCTATGAACCGGTACCAGGACTTCCAGGTGCTTTACCAGAGCTTAGCAACAACTTCTTTAATTTAGAACCAGGTCATATTCCATTGCCTAGTATGCCGCCTCCACCATCTTTAATGGTACCACCTCTTTTTGCTCCCCCTCCGATTCCACCATTTTTCTTTAATCCACCTCAGTTGCCCCCTTTCACTGCTCCTCCAGCTAGTACTAGTAGTGTTAATAGTGGAAGCGAATCTGTGGGACTGCCAAAATCTGTGCATTATCCAAGTCAAGATCCAACGAGGTTAGGGGCTACACAGCAGATACAGGAGTAG
- the LOC130897232 gene encoding RAC serine/threonine-protein kinase gives MNDASSVGGPAGPITINKDLIVKEGWLQKRGEHWKNWRPRYFVLLNDGALVGFKSKPDDYFHVEPLNNFTVKGCQIMSTDRPKPFTFIIRGLQWTTVIERMFCVETEQEREEWVASIKMVSERISDCEDVEMNPANNESGAMEDLCEKFSLQGTSISKSTGKRKVTLESFEFIKVLGKGTFGKVILCREKATGRLYAIKILKKEVIIQKDEVAHTQTENRVLRTTHHPFLTSLKYSFQTNDRLCFVMEYVNGGELFFHLSRERVFSEDRTRFYGAEIISALAYLHSQGIIYRDLKLENLLLDKDGHIKITDFGLCKEDITYGRTTKTFCGTPEYLAPEVLEDNDYGRAVDWWGIGVVMYEMMCGRLPFYNRDHDVLFTLILMEDVKFPRNLSTEAKELLSGLLVKDPTKRLGGGPEDAKQIMAHPFFSCINWRDLELKKIPPPFKPQVTSDTDTRYFDSEFTGESVELTPPDTSRPLGSIQEEPYFPQFSFQDLSSTLGSSAYISSSMTSVAPMQ, from the exons atGAATGATGCCTCATCAGTTGGTGGCCCGGCTGGGccaattacaataaataaagacCTCATTGTTAAGGAAGGATGGCTACAAAAAAGAGGAGAACATTGGAAAAATTGGAGACCAAG gTATTTTGTTCTCCTCAATGATGGAGCTCTGGTAGGTTTTAAAAGCAAACCTGATGACTACTTTCATGTTGAGCccttaaataattttacagtTAAAGGTTGTCAAATTATGTCTACCGATAGACCTAAACCATTCACTTTCATCATTAGAGGATTGCAATGGACCACTGTCATTGAACGGATGTTCTGTGTTGAAACAGAACAAGAAAG GGAAGAATGGGTAGCTTCTATAAAAATGGTGTCTGAAAGAATTTCAGACTGTGAAGATGTAGAAATGAATCCTGCAAACAACGAGTCTGGTGCCATGGAAGATCTTTGTGAGAAATTCTCATTACAAGGTACATCTATTTCTAAATCAACGGGAAAACGAAAAGTTACACTGGAAAGTTTTGAATTCATTAAAGTGCTTGGTAAAGGTACTTTCGGAAAAGTTATTTTATGTAGAGAGAAAGCAACTGGGAGATTATATGCtataaaaattctgaaaaaagaagtaattattcaaaaagaCGAAGTCGCTCATACACAAACAGAAAATCGTGTTCTTAGGACTACTCATCATCCATTTTTAACT tccttaaaatattcatttcaaacaAATGACAGATTATGTTTTGTTATGGAATACGTAAATGGTGGAGAGCTCTTTTTTCATTTGTCAAGAGAGCGAGTTTTTTCTGAAGATAGGACACGATTTTATGGTGCCGAAATTATATCTGCATTAGCATATCTCCATTCACAGGGAATTATATACAG agacctaaaattagaaaatctatTACTGGATAAGGATGgacatataaaaataacagattTTGGATTGTGCAAAGAAGATATTACTTATGGTCGTACTACAAAAACATTTTGTGGTACTCCAGAGTATTTAGCACCAGAAGTACTGGAAGACAATGATTATGGTAGAGCTGTTGATTGGTGGGGAATAGGTGTTGTGATGTATGAAATG ATGTGTGGCCGATTGCCGTTCTACAACCGAGATCATGATGTCTTATTTACACTCATACTCATGGAAGACGTTAAATTTCCTAGAAATCTAAGTACCGAAGCTAAAGAACTGCTTTCTGGACTACTTGTGAAAGATCCAACGAAGCGACTGGGTGGCGGACCTGAGGACGCCAAGCAGATTATGGCACATCCTTTCTTCAGTTGTATCAATTGGAGGGATTTAGAACTGAAAAAG attccTCCTCCTTTTAAGCCTCAAGTAACTAGTGATACGGATACGAGATATTTTGATTCTGAATTCACCGGCGAGAGTGTTGAACTAACGCCACCTGATACAAGTAGACCTTTAGGTTCAATTCAAGAAGAACCTTATTTTCCACAGTTCAGTTTTCAAGATTTGTCATCGACATTGGGTAGTTCAGCATATATAAGTAGTAGTATGACCAGTGTAGCGCCAATGcaatga